One part of the Lotus japonicus ecotype B-129 chromosome 2, LjGifu_v1.2 genome encodes these proteins:
- the LOC130738835 gene encoding uncharacterized protein LOC130738835, with protein sequence MDPPPISAATAAPTTTQQNYPDMLDSSSPPPSLPSQGYDEPLPAVPGSKLRLMCSYGGHIMPRPHDKTLCYVGGDTRIVVVDRHSSLRDLCSRLSRTILHGRPFTLKYQLPNEDLDNLITVTADEDLDNMIEEYDRLAAAAAASSAVKSPPSRLRIFLFFTKPEATVSMGSLLDESKSETWFVDALNNSGILSRRVSDSAAGDSVVNLDGVPASGSSNSLEAQGGATTAESLTLLDSSNNNTNKNVKNVADVVNVISTPGSPMMENSSSSSSSQSPSMANLPPIQVRVDDNGGTSRLQQEKRIEEQFAQMTFGASGVKPDDGFVVSSAMAMPTMTPSNVTIVSAGVVPTSEYMNRVVSDDERSDHGAPVGSRKPPLPLQLVQPKTSAGGLSLPSPDSVASDSSSIASTNSFSRTVYYQEQVPAGHVDNKSYAKSEMSDLVYGLQREQQIQDPSYMLPPQLDQNQQLQQQQQQQQQQQQQQQQAFVHSSTHYMHHPAATGQVPVPPSYYQVYAQPPQQQQQQLHQIGQNQFPVYVMPVGHTPQYNMTLQGNPNVVVPQSAYNKDGTPPVYPTTKSTSPVATNQTFVQIPSNQYQQQQYVNVNLPQYHPQQQPINVAPSGGANYGYEYGGPVQDQAYYTTPQQQQQTSAPLLSQYQSMTPAAAAAALSDASIQFPGDNNVQQQNRTSQPV encoded by the exons ATGGATCCACCACCCATCTCCGCCGCCACGGCAGCTCCAACCACCACCCAACAAAATTACCCTGACATGTTAGACtcctcatcaccaccaccatcactaccATCACAAGGTTATGATGAGCCTCTCCCTGCTGTCCCTGGCTCCAAGCTCCGCCTCATGTGCAGCTACGGCGGCCACATCATGCCACGCCCCCACGACAAAACCCTCTGCTACGTCGGCGGAGACACCCGGATAGTGGTGGTGGACCGCCACTCCTCCTTAAGAGACCTCTGTTCACGCCTCTCCCGAACCATCCTCCATGGAAGACCCTTCACTCTGAAATACCAGCTACCCAATGAGGACCTTGACAACCTCATCACTGTCACAGCCGATGAAGACCTCGACAACATGATCGAGGAGTACGACCGTCTCGCCGCCGCAGCAGCAGCATCTTCCGCCGTGAAGTCTCCACCTTCACGCCTCAGGATTTTTCTGTTCTTCACGAAACCAGAGGCCACAGTTTCAATGGGGTCTCTTCTGGATGAGTCAAAGTCTGAGACATGGTTCGTGGATGCGCTTAACAACTCCGGGATCCTCTCCCGGCGCGTGTCAGATTCCGCCGCCGGGGATTCCGTCGTGAACCTTGATGGTGTTCCGGCTAGCGGTTCAAGCAATAGCTTGGAAGCTCAGGGTGGTGCTACAACTGCAGAGTCTTTGACTCTGCTTGatagcagcaacaacaacaccaaCAAGAATGTTAAGAATGTTGCTGATGTTGTTAATGTTATCTCAACGCCTGGTTCACCTATGATGGAGAAtagttcatcttcttcttcttctcaatctccttcAATGGCTAATTTGCCTCCGATTCAGGTTCGCGTCGACGACAATGGTGGGACTAGCAGGCTTCAGCAAGAGAAGAGGATTGAAGAGCAGTTTGCTCAGATGACCTTTGGTGCAAGTGGGGTGAAACCAGATGATGGGTTTGTTGTTTCTTCTGCTATGGCTATGCCTACAATGACTCCATCTAATGTGACTATTGTATCAGCTGGGGTGGTTCCTACTAGTGAGTATATGAATAGGGTTGTTTCTGATGATGAGAGATCAGATCATGGAGCACCTGTTGGGTCCAGAAAGCCCCCTTTACCATTGCAGCTTGTGCAACCTAAGACTAGTGCTGGTGGTTTGAGTTTGCCTTCTCCAGATTCAGTTGCAAG tGATAGTAGTAGTATTGCATCTACAAATTCTTTCTCTAGGACAGTTTACTATCAAGAACAAGTCCCAGCTGGACATGTAGACAACAAATCATATGCCAAGAGTGAAATGTCTGATCTTGTGTATGGACTACAAAGGGAACAACAAATTCAGGATCCTAGTTACATGTTACCCCCACAATTGGATCAAAATCAGCAACtccagcagcaacaacaacagcagcagcaacaacagcagcagcagcaacaggCATTTGTACATTCCAGCACCCACTACATGCACCACCCTGCAGCCACAGGTCAAGTACCAGTTCCACCCTCCTACTACCAAGTTTATGCCCAACCAccacagcaacagcaacaacaactcCATCAAATTGGTCAAAACCAGTTCCCAGTTTATGTAATGCCTGTAGGACACACACCACAGTACAACATGACATTGCAAGGTAACCCAAATGTTGTGGTACCCCAAAGTGCATACAACAAGGATGGAACTCCACCAGTTTACCCCACTACTAAGTCAACTTCCCCTGTAGCAACAAATCAAACATTTGTTCAAATTCCTTCCAATCAATATCAGCAACAACAGTATGTGAATGTGAATTTGCCTCAATACCATCCTCAACAACAGCCAATTAATGTAGCTCCCTCTGGAGGTGCTAATTATGGTTATGAATATGGTGGCCCTGTGCAAGACCAAGCATACtacacaacaccacaacaacaacaacaaactaGTGCTCCATTGCTTTCTCAATACCAATCCATGACCCCAGCAGCAGCTGCAGCAGCACTATCAGATGCTTCAATACAATTCCCTGGTGACAACAATGTTCAGCAGCAAAATAGAACTTCACAACCAGTATAA